A single genomic interval of Cucumis sativus cultivar 9930 chromosome 7, Cucumber_9930_V3, whole genome shotgun sequence harbors:
- the LOC101211809 gene encoding acetylornithine aminotransferase, mitochondrial encodes MASLPSFFRCSSPPHPDFTLFRAPINGGRIRACLSVDLQGPSSSKLQKGELGRSSEEVIDSERKLFVGTYARAPVVLSSGKGCKLYDLDGREYLDMAAGIAVNSLGHGDPDWLQAVIEQANTVSHVSNLFHSIPQVELAKRLVAKSFADRVFFTNSGTEANEAAIKFARKFQRFSHTESNELPPVEFIAFSNCFHGRTMGALALTSKEHYRTPFEPVMPGVSFLPYGDIEAATKLILTGKIAAVFVEPIQGEGGIFSATKEFLLSLRNACNEAGTLLVFDEIQCGLGRNGHLWAHEAYGVYPDIMTLAKPLAGGLPIGAVLVTERVAAAINYGDHGSTFAGSPLVCNAAVAVVDKISDPAFLLSVSRKGEYMKNLLNQKLGGNSHVKEVRGQGLIIGIELDVPAGPLVEACRNSGLLILTAGQGNVVRLVPPLIITEQELEFAANIMLECISVLG; translated from the exons ATGGCTTCGCTTCCATCTTTCTTCCGTTGTTCCAGTCCTCCGCATCCCGATTTCACCTTGTTTCGAGCTCCCATCAATGGCGGAAGAATCCGCGCCTGTCTTAGTGTTGATTTACAAGGACCCAGTTCGTCAAAGCTTCAAAAAGGGGAACTGGGTCGCTCGAGCGAGGAGGTGATCGATTCAGAACGGAAGCTTTTCGTCGGAACTTATGCTCGTGCGCCGGTGGTTCTCTCCAGCGGTAAAGGATGTAAACTGTATGATCTTGATGGGCGAGAGTATTTAGATATGGCCGCCGGAATCGCCGTTAATTCCTTAGGTCATGGTGACCCCGATTGGCTACAAGCCGTAATCGAGCAGGCGAATACGGTCTCCCATGTTAGCAATCTCTTCCATTCAATTCCTCAG GTTGAACTTGCAAAACGCCTTGTAGCTAAATCGTTTGCGGATCGTGTGTTTTTCACCAACTCTGGCACGGAAGCAAATGAAGCTGCTATTAAATTTGCTAGAAAGTTTCAGAGATTTTCTCATACTGAATCCAATGAGTTACCCCCTGTGGAGTTCATTGCTTTTTCCAATTGTTTTCATGGCAGGACAATGGGTGCTCTTGCCTTAACGAGCAAAGAGCATTACAGAACTCCTTTTGAGCCTGTTATGCCTGGTGTTTCTTTCTTGCCGTATGGTGATATTGAGGCTGCAACCAAGTTGATTCTCACAGGGAAAATTGCTGCTGTTTTCGTGGAACCCATTCAGGGTGAAGGTGGCATTTTCAGTGCTACAAAGGAGTTCTTGCTTTCCTTGAGGAATGCTTGTAATGAAGCTGGAACTCTTCTAGTCTTCGATGAG ATTCAATGTGGATTGGGTAGAAACGGTCATCTCTGGGCACATGAAGCTTATGGTGTATATCCAGATATAATGACTCTTGCCAAGCCTCTAGCTGGAGGTCTCCCCATTGGAGCCGTACTAGTGACTGAAAGAGTCGCTGCTGCAATAAACTATGGAGACCATGGAAGCACTTTTGCAGGCTCACCACTCGTTTGCAATGCTGCAGTCGCTGTTGTAGACAAGATCTCAGACCCTGCATTCTTGCTTAGTGTCTCCAGGAAAGGTGAATACATGAAGAATTTGCTAAACCAAAAACTGGGAGGAAACTCACATGTTAAAGAAGTTAGAGGGCAGGGCCTTATCATTGGAATAGAATTGGACGTGCCTGCAGGTCCTCTCGTAGAAGCTTGTCGAAACTCAGGCCTTCTAATTTTAACAGCGGGTCAGGGGAATGTGGTTCGACTTGTACCACCATTGATCA